The following coding sequences are from one Veillonella rodentium window:
- a CDS encoding bacteriocin has translation MTDTFEKTYTDWSIDVGEYKYEGITLKEVEQNLYAIEDQEQDFVVISPSNAISIDNKKYNFVQVCSDQDTDLLHIEISAINDGEQGAIIYGKNELGHQEVLNIIEEFIAHHKAPSLEDWEIVLDLRSKMESYVKGTNDD, from the coding sequence ATGACAGATACCTTTGAGAAAACATATACAGATTGGTCAATCGATGTGGGTGAGTATAAATATGAAGGGATTACATTGAAAGAAGTTGAGCAAAATCTATATGCTATTGAGGATCAAGAGCAAGATTTTGTAGTCATATCACCATCAAATGCAATCTCAATAGATAATAAAAAGTATAATTTTGTACAAGTTTGTAGTGATCAAGATACTGATTTATTACATATAGAGATTAGTGCAATTAATGATGGCGAACAGGGCGCTATTATATATGGTAAAAATGAGCTGGGACATCAAGAGGTATTAAATATAATAGAAGAATTTATTGCACATCATAAGGCTCCATCATTAGAAGATTGGGAAATCGTGTTAGATTTAAGATCGAAGATGGAAAGCTATGTAAAGGGTACAAACGATGACTAA
- a CDS encoding glycosyl transferase family 4, producing the protein MLYTPNNILYKYIRYRFRRIQIQCNMVYEVTPEEEDEIYRNLLKKRAKILIPVGILYFLIFGVTFAWLVGTSTELNPLMQWEVRVIDYVIPILNTIDIKWYAYSLDLLRVAVILAPIAIINSIPYIIISYIVDTILIQHEVKALIKTYSMNE; encoded by the coding sequence ATGTTATATACACCTAATAACATTTTGTATAAGTATATTCGCTATCGATTTAGACGGATTCAGATTCAATGTAATATGGTATATGAGGTAACACCAGAGGAAGAAGATGAGATTTATCGTAATCTGTTAAAAAAGAGGGCGAAGATATTAATTCCTGTTGGTATATTATATTTTTTGATTTTTGGGGTTACCTTCGCTTGGCTAGTAGGAACTAGTACAGAACTAAATCCGTTAATGCAATGGGAAGTAAGAGTCATTGATTATGTCATACCCATTTTAAATACCATAGATATTAAGTGGTACGCATATTCCTTAGATCTATTACGGGTAGCAGTCATATTAGCTCCTATAGCGATTATAAATTCAATTCCTTATATAATTATTTCCTATATTGTAGATACCATATTGATACAACATGAGGTAAAAGCTTTAATAAAGACATATTCTATGAATGAGTAA
- a CDS encoding prolyl-tRNA synthetase associated domain-containing protein, producing the protein MLDKQGVYDCLRDHHIDFEITDHAPLFSMDDKPNVELPYPEWDAKNLFIRDHKREHYYLITVRGSKRVDLKQFRKDHKLKKISFGSEEELWDILKIKPGHVSPFCLLHDEESKVRYYIDADYKDNLIGIHPNQNDATVWLQGKELVKLIEEHGTIVEYITL; encoded by the coding sequence ATGTTAGATAAACAAGGCGTATATGATTGTTTGCGTGACCATCATATCGATTTTGAAATTACAGATCACGCACCATTATTTAGTATGGACGATAAGCCCAATGTAGAGTTGCCATATCCTGAGTGGGATGCGAAGAATTTATTTATACGAGATCATAAACGAGAGCATTACTACTTAATTACCGTTCGTGGATCGAAGCGTGTAGATTTAAAACAGTTCCGTAAGGACCATAAGCTTAAAAAGATTTCCTTTGGTTCCGAAGAAGAGCTATGGGATATATTAAAGATTAAACCAGGTCATGTATCTCCATTCTGTTTGCTTCATGATGAAGAGAGTAAGGTACGTTACTATATTGATGCGGATTACAAGGATAATCTAATCGGTATCCATCCGAACCAAAATGATGCGACCGTGTGGCTTCAAGGCAAAGAACTAGTTAAACTTATTGAAGAGCATGGTACAATAGTAGAATATATTACATTGTGA
- a CDS encoding putative quinol monooxygenase, with protein MNKNLLKRIVLTSAIAVLGVSTSFAALVMERDQSVDTAPSVGMYRFEVPVELQGTYNSVGVANLTASMEKEPNTLSMNVAHVKGNPSESYVVEIYKDLAAIEAHRKSDHYQAFVNEVGSKLTNRKMYDVQSVLLFEKKDALSIVNDGKAVVTLTEFTVDSNEIDTVQRQYQLDMERAVRDDAGYKAGYVLRERNAKNRWYVIQIYSDQEALTKHLNSPGYRFMMSQIQGSLQGVTTKVLEGDILVNHGGQAFVRP; from the coding sequence ATGAATAAAAATTTATTAAAACGTATTGTACTAACATCTGCAATTGCCGTATTAGGTGTAAGCACATCCTTTGCAGCTCTTGTTATGGAGCGAGATCAATCTGTAGATACAGCACCTAGTGTGGGTATGTATCGTTTCGAAGTACCTGTAGAACTACAAGGAACTTATAATAGTGTAGGTGTAGCTAATCTGACTGCATCTATGGAAAAAGAACCTAATACATTGTCCATGAATGTGGCTCATGTAAAGGGGAATCCATCTGAGTCTTATGTAGTTGAAATCTATAAAGATTTAGCTGCTATTGAAGCACATCGCAAATCTGACCATTATCAAGCATTTGTTAATGAAGTCGGTTCTAAATTAACGAATCGTAAGATGTACGATGTACAGTCTGTACTTTTATTTGAAAAGAAAGATGCATTATCTATCGTAAACGATGGTAAGGCAGTAGTTACCTTAACTGAGTTTACTGTTGATAGCAATGAAATCGATACGGTACAACGACAGTATCAACTCGATATGGAACGTGCCGTTCGGGATGATGCGGGGTATAAGGCTGGTTATGTGCTTCGTGAAAGAAACGCAAAAAATCGCTGGTATGTCATTCAGATCTATAGCGATCAGGAAGCCCTTACTAAACACTTGAATAGCCCAGGTTATCGCTTTATGATGAGTCAAATCCAAGGTAGTCTACAAGGGGTTACTACTAAAGTATTAGAGGGGGATATCCTTGTAAATCATGGTGGTCAAGCTTTTGTCAGACCTTAG
- a CDS encoding protein-ADP-ribose hydrolase: protein MTQQERLRYLLEGLVAEYKEKHKEHMDIPVNEEERFTLFRALCNIRPAGAMSAEWMKVEDEYLNTLAHEKGIVTIHDMEAREPQIYLWQGDITRLAVDAIVNAANNQLLGCFAPNHKCIDNAIHTFAGIELRMECERMIEYLDMPEKTGVARMTYGYNLPAKHVLHTVGPIIYEAVTDKERNELASCYRSCLELANAYNLHSIAFCCISTGEFRFPNEEAAQIAIDTVRTYLKETNGKIQVVFNVFKDIDYDIYNKLLG, encoded by the coding sequence ATGACACAGCAAGAACGATTGCGCTATCTTTTAGAGGGATTAGTAGCAGAGTATAAAGAGAAACATAAGGAACATATGGATATTCCCGTAAATGAAGAAGAACGGTTTACTCTGTTTAGAGCACTATGTAATATTCGTCCTGCAGGAGCCATGTCCGCTGAATGGATGAAGGTAGAGGATGAATATTTAAATACATTGGCTCATGAAAAGGGTATTGTCACGATTCATGATATGGAAGCGCGAGAACCTCAGATATATTTGTGGCAAGGTGATATTACACGGCTAGCTGTGGATGCTATTGTTAATGCGGCTAATAATCAATTGCTTGGATGCTTTGCGCCTAATCATAAATGTATCGATAATGCTATCCATACCTTTGCAGGTATTGAGCTCCGTATGGAGTGTGAAAGAATGATAGAGTATTTAGATATGCCTGAAAAGACCGGTGTGGCTCGTATGACCTATGGGTATAATTTACCGGCAAAGCATGTACTTCACACTGTTGGACCTATTATTTATGAAGCGGTAACAGATAAAGAGCGAAATGAACTAGCCTCTTGCTATCGTTCCTGCTTAGAGTTGGCTAATGCTTATAACTTACACTCCATTGCATTCTGTTGTATTTCTACCGGTGAGTTTAGATTTCCAAATGAAGAGGCCGCACAGATTGCTATCGATACTGTGAGAACCTATTTAAAAGAAACAAATGGTAAAATCCAAGTGGTATTTAACGTATTTAAGGATATAGATTATGACATCTACAACAAATTATTGGGATAA
- a CDS encoding SIR2 family NAD-dependent protein deacylase: protein MTSTTNYWDNIERVKEAINVADAVLVGIGAGMSTAAGLTYSGERFHKYFDDFHKKYGITDMYSGGFYSFESMEEYWAWWSRHIYYNRYDISTGEPYIRLMELLQNKNYFVITTNVDHQMQFAGVDKNRFYYMQGDYGLWQCSEPCHQKTYDNEEQVRRMVKEQKDMKIPTELIPHCPRCGELMTMNLRVDGAFVQDEGWYATQKRYASFIENYKDKKIVLLELGVGYNTPMIIKYPFMRMAHDNIDTLYVPVNIEKQSIPFDIQRNTISFNNDIQKVLNDLLV from the coding sequence ATGACATCTACAACAAATTATTGGGATAATATAGAACGTGTAAAAGAAGCTATTAATGTTGCTGATGCGGTATTAGTTGGTATTGGGGCCGGTATGTCTACTGCAGCGGGTCTGACTTATAGTGGGGAACGTTTTCATAAATACTTTGATGACTTTCACAAAAAGTATGGTATCACAGATATGTATTCTGGTGGATTCTATTCATTTGAAAGCATGGAAGAATATTGGGCGTGGTGGAGCCGTCATATCTACTATAATCGCTATGATATTTCAACAGGTGAACCTTATATTCGGTTGATGGAGTTGTTACAAAATAAGAATTACTTTGTGATTACCACTAATGTAGATCATCAAATGCAATTTGCTGGAGTGGATAAAAATAGATTTTATTATATGCAAGGTGATTATGGCTTGTGGCAATGCTCTGAGCCATGTCATCAAAAGACTTATGATAATGAAGAACAAGTGCGTCGTATGGTGAAAGAACAAAAGGATATGAAAATTCCCACAGAATTAATTCCTCACTGTCCTAGATGTGGCGAACTAATGACGATGAATTTACGTGTCGACGGTGCCTTTGTGCAAGACGAAGGTTGGTATGCGACTCAAAAACGATATGCAAGTTTTATAGAGAATTATAAAGATAAGAAAATTGTATTGTTAGAACTTGGTGTTGGTTATAATACGCCGATGATTATCAAATATCCATTTATGCGGATGGCACATGACAATATAGACACACTATATGTACCGGTTAATATTGAAAAACAATCGATTCCATTTGATATTCAGCGAAACACAATATCATTTAATAATGACATACAAAAGGTATTGAATGATTTGTTAGTTTAA
- a CDS encoding methylated-DNA--[protein]-cysteine S-methyltransferase codes for MNYKYTYESPLGTMIMLGTLTYLTDLFFVDESHAPSYDDAEYIDQLTGPFEVTVMWLNDYFKGQRPRIYPPMQLEGSAFRRSVWSILQTIPYGETTTYGAIGKQIAKAQGKDSMSAQAVGGAVGHNPISIIIPCHRVVGANGQMTGYAGGIARKEYMLRLEQEHK; via the coding sequence ATGAATTATAAATACACCTATGAAAGCCCATTAGGAACTATGATTATGCTTGGTACATTGACTTACTTAACAGATTTGTTTTTTGTTGATGAAAGTCACGCACCGTCTTATGATGATGCGGAGTATATCGATCAGTTGACCGGTCCTTTTGAGGTGACTGTTATGTGGCTCAATGATTATTTTAAAGGGCAGAGACCACGTATATATCCGCCGATGCAATTGGAAGGTTCTGCGTTCAGAAGGTCAGTATGGTCTATACTTCAAACGATACCATATGGTGAAACGACTACATACGGTGCGATTGGAAAACAGATTGCAAAGGCGCAAGGTAAAGACAGTATGTCCGCTCAGGCGGTAGGAGGAGCTGTAGGTCATAATCCTATATCCATCATCATTCCATGCCATCGCGTAGTGGGGGCTAACGGACAGATGACGGGGTATGCAGGAGGCATCGCTCGTAAAGAATATATGCTTCGATTGGAACAAGAGCATAAATGA
- a CDS encoding branched-chain amino acid aminotransferase, which translates to MSKNIDWDNIGFGYMETDYRYLSTYKDGKWDEGGLITDANVVLNECAGVFQYAQTVFEGLKAYYTKDGHIVCFRPDLNAERMNNSAERLVMPILPEGRFVEAVKKVVEANKDFVPPYGHGASLYIRPYMMGTNSVIGVKPADEYQFRVFTTPVGPYFKGGAKPIKIRITDFDRAAPHGTGHIKAGLNYAMSLYAITDAHKAGYAENMYLDAATRTHVEETGGANFIFITKDGTLVTPKSDSILPSITRRSLMHVAEHYLGMKVEHRPVHVDELKDFAEIGLCGTAAVISPVGLIHTEKGDINVPAGMDDMGPVTKKLYDTLLGIQHCEIKAPEGWVVKIC; encoded by the coding sequence ATGAGTAAAAATATCGACTGGGACAATATCGGGTTCGGTTACATGGAAACCGATTACCGTTATTTATCTACATATAAAGATGGTAAATGGGATGAAGGCGGACTGATTACAGATGCCAATGTCGTTTTAAATGAATGTGCCGGTGTATTCCAATATGCGCAAACTGTTTTTGAAGGATTGAAAGCATATTATACAAAAGATGGTCATATCGTATGCTTCCGTCCGGACTTGAATGCGGAACGCATGAATAATTCTGCAGAACGTCTTGTGATGCCTATATTGCCTGAAGGCAGATTTGTAGAAGCCGTAAAAAAAGTAGTAGAAGCAAATAAAGATTTCGTACCTCCATATGGTCACGGTGCAAGTCTTTATATTCGTCCTTATATGATGGGCACAAATTCCGTTATCGGTGTAAAGCCGGCGGATGAATATCAGTTCCGCGTTTTTACGACACCCGTAGGGCCTTATTTTAAAGGCGGTGCTAAACCGATTAAAATCCGTATCACTGACTTTGACCGTGCAGCTCCACATGGTACCGGTCATATTAAAGCGGGCCTGAACTATGCGATGAGCTTGTATGCGATTACCGATGCTCACAAAGCGGGTTATGCGGAGAATATGTATCTTGATGCGGCTACACGCACACATGTAGAGGAAACCGGTGGTGCAAACTTTATCTTTATTACAAAGGACGGTACTCTTGTAACGCCTAAATCTGATAGTATTTTGCCGTCCATCACACGTCGATCCTTGATGCATGTGGCTGAACATTATCTCGGCATGAAGGTGGAACATCGTCCGGTGCATGTAGATGAGTTGAAAGACTTTGCTGAAATCGGTCTCTGCGGTACTGCAGCGGTTATTTCTCCGGTAGGTTTGATTCATACTGAAAAGGGTGATATCAATGTCCCTGCCGGTATGGATGATATGGGTCCTGTAACGAAAAAATTATATGATACATTGCTTGGCATTCAACATTGTGAAATTAAAGCACCTGAAGGCTGGGTTGTGAAAATCTGTTAA
- a CDS encoding thioesterase family protein encodes MISAGQTATATVVVTESNIAKTMKSGALDVFATPAMCALMEEAAQAAVQPHLEAGEGTVGISLSITHEAPSPLGATITAKATVSAVEGRKITFDIEASDGIGIIGRGTHERFIINNDKFMVKVISRAKSN; translated from the coding sequence ATGATATCAGCAGGTCAAACAGCAACAGCCACTGTCGTCGTTACAGAATCTAATATCGCAAAAACAATGAAATCCGGCGCTCTAGACGTATTCGCCACACCCGCTATGTGCGCCCTCATGGAAGAAGCCGCACAGGCAGCCGTACAACCACATCTGGAAGCCGGCGAAGGCACGGTGGGGATTTCCCTATCCATCACTCACGAAGCACCGTCACCTCTCGGCGCAACGATTACGGCAAAAGCTACCGTCAGCGCAGTCGAAGGTCGCAAAATCACATTTGATATTGAAGCATCTGATGGAATAGGTATCATCGGCCGCGGTACGCATGAACGATTCATCATCAACAATGATAAATTCATGGTTAAAGTAATCAGTCGCGCAAAATCAAATTAA
- a CDS encoding TVP38/TMEM64 family protein: protein MSKRQLKPSGEGWVQLIAGIGFIALLIAINIVDPTFYPTMWHLATDGSMEEIAEYIQSFGPMAMLISMVLDIFVNAVGFLPSIFISTANGLVFGMWPGIIISWLAETIGVVISFYIMRYFLRDTADKLIAKSSVLMKVDDFSGKNGFVVMLFARSLPYFPSGVITALGAISKIKPRDYILANLIGKFPSTALEVAIGTDIVNFQDNMSRLGIIVVVAGIVYFILWKVYKYYINKRNAEQDHDPNV, encoded by the coding sequence ATGAGTAAAAGACAGTTAAAGCCTTCCGGTGAAGGCTGGGTTCAGTTAATAGCAGGCATCGGTTTTATTGCCCTATTAATTGCCATTAATATAGTAGATCCTACATTTTATCCGACCATGTGGCATCTGGCTACAGATGGATCGATGGAGGAAATCGCAGAGTATATTCAAAGCTTCGGGCCTATGGCGATGTTGATCAGCATGGTTCTCGACATTTTTGTTAATGCGGTCGGCTTTTTACCATCCATTTTTATTTCTACGGCTAACGGTTTGGTTTTCGGTATGTGGCCTGGTATTATTATCTCCTGGCTCGCTGAAACGATTGGCGTCGTTATCAGCTTTTATATCATGCGATACTTCTTGCGCGATACGGCGGATAAACTGATTGCCAAGAGCAGCGTGCTGATGAAAGTAGATGATTTTTCCGGTAAAAACGGCTTTGTCGTTATGCTTTTCGCACGGTCGTTACCGTATTTCCCGTCCGGTGTTATCACGGCTTTGGGCGCTATCAGTAAGATTAAACCTCGTGATTATATCTTGGCCAATTTAATCGGTAAGTTTCCTTCGACGGCGCTCGAAGTCGCCATCGGTACGGATATCGTTAATTTTCAGGACAATATGTCTCGACTCGGTATCATCGTCGTCGTGGCAGGCATTGTATATTTTATATTGTGGAAAGTATATAAATATTACATCAATAAACGAAATGCCGAGCAGGACCATGATCCGAATGTGTAA
- a CDS encoding PLP-dependent aminotransferase family protein has translation MSFSLPERVTLKGPNFIREVFERGVGVDGFISFGIGNPAPEAIPVEIIEKAFDEVVHSNPMSLLQYGPMQGDARLAELTLQRLVKAHHMNPEGQGLIISNGAGQLLGLVPITVIETGDEVYMDEFTFTSAINSVRNMGGKAVGIKTDEYGMIPAELEKAAQSGKGKYIYLIPNFQNPTGITMPLERRKEIYAVASKYDLFIYEDDPYGEIRFAGEYIPTFKSFDTEDRVLYAGSYSKTLSAGLRVGFLFGPAKIIEVIQALKNNTAGQMPLVTQKVVAYVLDTIDYDAHLDNVRKVYKMKCDALLNAFDTYASSKVHLTKPTGGMFAWMTMPESVDCDAFFEACMDKNVGIIKCGAFAADGAGEGHAFRLSYTVPTVEEITKGMEILGALTKEFCGE, from the coding sequence ATGAGCTTTTCTCTTCCTGAACGGGTGACCTTGAAAGGTCCTAATTTTATTCGTGAAGTTTTTGAACGTGGTGTAGGCGTAGATGGTTTTATCAGTTTCGGTATCGGTAATCCCGCTCCCGAGGCGATTCCCGTTGAAATTATTGAAAAAGCTTTTGATGAAGTGGTACATTCAAACCCTATGAGTCTGTTGCAATACGGACCGATGCAAGGGGATGCCAGACTTGCTGAATTGACTTTACAGCGCTTGGTTAAAGCGCATCATATGAATCCGGAAGGCCAAGGTCTCATCATTTCTAATGGAGCGGGACAACTGTTAGGACTTGTGCCTATTACCGTTATTGAAACGGGTGACGAAGTGTACATGGATGAGTTCACCTTTACCAGTGCAATTAATTCGGTGCGTAATATGGGCGGTAAGGCTGTTGGTATTAAAACAGATGAATACGGGATGATTCCGGCTGAGCTGGAAAAGGCTGCTCAATCGGGAAAGGGGAAATATATCTATCTCATTCCTAATTTTCAAAATCCTACAGGGATTACGATGCCACTGGAGCGACGGAAAGAGATTTACGCCGTTGCCTCAAAATATGATTTATTTATTTATGAAGATGATCCTTACGGTGAAATTCGCTTTGCCGGTGAATATATTCCGACGTTTAAGTCTTTTGATACGGAGGACCGTGTCCTTTATGCAGGTTCTTATTCCAAGACGTTATCGGCAGGTCTTCGGGTAGGTTTCTTGTTCGGGCCGGCGAAGATTATCGAGGTGATTCAGGCCCTTAAAAATAATACGGCCGGGCAGATGCCGTTAGTGACACAGAAGGTAGTGGCATACGTTTTAGATACCATTGATTATGATGCACACCTCGATAATGTACGCAAGGTATATAAAATGAAGTGCGATGCATTGCTTAACGCTTTCGATACATATGCAAGCTCTAAAGTTCATCTTACAAAGCCCACAGGCGGTATGTTCGCATGGATGACGATGCCGGAATCCGTCGACTGTGATGCATTCTTTGAAGCCTGCATGGATAAGAATGTGGGCATAATTAAATGCGGAGCCTTCGCGGCGGACGGAGCCGGTGAGGGTCATGCATTCCGCTTGAGCTATACGGTGCCGACTGTTGAGGAAATCACAAAAGGGATGGAGATTTTAGGCGCCTTAACGAAAGAATTTTGTGGCGAATAA
- a CDS encoding Mrp/NBP35 family ATP-binding protein codes for MGCSSSGSDCGGCPSQSSCGGGAPQQPQDLTAPLHELSSVKHVIGVVSGKGGVGKSSVTSLMAITMARKGYKVGILDADITGPSIPKIFGIKEKAYADEIGMYPVKSKGGIDVMSVNLLLENDTDPVLWRGPILGNVVKQFYSDVIWKDIDYLFVDMPPGTGDVAITVYQSLKLDGIIIVTSPQDLVSMIVEKAVKMADLMQVPIIGVVENYSYFHCPDNGKDYEIFGKSHIEEILQKYGLLLLGRLPIDPTIANLCDQGDIESIEKTNLEDVSLPQ; via the coding sequence ATGGGTTGCAGTAGCAGTGGCAGCGATTGCGGCGGATGCCCATCTCAATCCTCCTGCGGTGGTGGCGCGCCACAACAACCGCAAGATCTTACGGCTCCATTACATGAATTGAGTTCCGTTAAGCATGTTATCGGTGTTGTTTCCGGTAAAGGCGGCGTAGGCAAGTCCTCGGTTACGAGTTTGATGGCCATTACGATGGCTCGTAAAGGATATAAAGTCGGTATTCTAGATGCGGATATTACAGGTCCGTCCATTCCTAAAATTTTTGGTATCAAGGAAAAAGCATATGCCGATGAAATCGGTATGTATCCTGTGAAGTCCAAGGGCGGTATCGATGTTATGTCCGTAAATCTCCTCCTGGAAAACGATACGGATCCTGTTTTATGGCGTGGTCCGATTTTAGGTAATGTGGTTAAACAATTCTATAGTGATGTTATTTGGAAGGATATCGATTATTTATTTGTTGATATGCCTCCGGGCACAGGTGATGTGGCGATTACCGTTTATCAATCCTTGAAGTTGGATGGTATTATCATCGTTACGTCTCCTCAGGATTTGGTATCCATGATTGTTGAAAAGGCCGTAAAAATGGCTGATCTCATGCAAGTGCCGATCATCGGTGTAGTAGAAAACTACTCTTATTTCCATTGCCCTGATAACGGCAAGGATTATGAGATTTTTGGTAAAAGCCATATTGAAGAAATTCTTCAGAAGTACGGCTTACTTTTATTGGGTCGTTTGCCGATTGATCCTACCATTGCCAACCTTTGTGATCAAGGCGATATTGAATCCATTGAAAAGACAAATTTGGAGGATGTATCCTTACCGCAATAG
- a CDS encoding anion permease: MKKLINWLIPIILGVGLWFVPTPEGLTPQSWHLFAIFVATIAGFITQPLPIGGVSIIVITVAALTGTLKISEGLSGFSDTSIWLIVGAFLFSRGFIKTGLGKRIAYNLISAFGSSSLRLAYALALSDLILAPATPSNTARVGGVIMPITTSLAKAFGSEPQNGARKIGSFLMQSIYQVNTITSAMFQTSMAGNTLVAALALQSFGIGITWGDWAMAAIVPGLIALLIMPYFIYKAYPPEIKDAREAQQMIRQELKALGSMSFQEWVMLGVFILALVLWATSQFTQLHATVVAFIGISILLATGVLIWDDVKSEKGAWDTLVWMGTLMAFAGFLSKLGFIKWATVLVGGYIPEGSWVIAFIVAVVVNTYAHYVFASLTAHISAMFVAFSAIAISAGAPPMLTLLMIAFTSNLCMSLTHYAAGPSPVIFNTGYVPQNTWWKLGFFTSVINLIIFIGIGSAWMKLIGMW; this comes from the coding sequence ATGAAGAAACTTATTAATTGGTTAATTCCAATCATCTTAGGTGTAGGGCTATGGTTTGTGCCTACACCGGAAGGGTTAACCCCACAGTCCTGGCATTTATTCGCCATCTTTGTCGCTACTATCGCAGGCTTTATTACGCAGCCGTTGCCGATCGGTGGCGTGTCTATTATCGTTATCACAGTTGCTGCATTGACGGGAACATTAAAGATCAGTGAAGGCTTATCCGGCTTTTCTGATACATCAATTTGGTTAATTGTTGGAGCATTCTTATTCTCTCGTGGTTTTATTAAAACAGGTTTAGGGAAGCGTATTGCGTATAATTTAATCTCGGCTTTTGGCAGCTCAAGCTTGCGTTTGGCTTATGCATTGGCTTTATCTGATTTGATATTGGCGCCGGCAACACCATCTAATACGGCACGTGTAGGCGGTGTTATCATGCCGATTACAACGAGTTTGGCAAAAGCATTCGGTTCTGAACCGCAAAATGGCGCACGTAAGATTGGATCTTTCTTGATGCAATCTATTTATCAGGTTAATACCATTACATCTGCCATGTTCCAAACTTCAATGGCCGGTAATACACTGGTCGCTGCATTAGCCTTACAATCCTTTGGTATCGGTATCACTTGGGGGGACTGGGCTATGGCCGCTATTGTTCCGGGGTTAATTGCATTGTTAATTATGCCATATTTTATATATAAAGCATATCCACCTGAAATTAAAGATGCCCGTGAAGCACAACAAATGATTCGTCAAGAATTAAAAGCATTGGGTTCTATGAGCTTCCAGGAGTGGGTCATGCTTGGTGTATTTATTTTAGCGCTTGTATTGTGGGCTACATCTCAGTTTACACAACTTCATGCAACTGTTGTAGCATTTATTGGTATCTCTATTTTATTAGCTACGGGGGTGCTGATTTGGGATGATGTTAAAAGTGAAAAAGGTGCCTGGGATACATTGGTATGGATGGGTACCTTGATGGCTTTCGCCGGATTCCTTTCCAAGCTGGGCTTTATCAAATGGGCTACCGTACTAGTTGGCGGTTATATTCCGGAAGGTTCCTGGGTTATTGCATTTATTGTAGCCGTGGTTGTCAATACATATGCACATTATGTATTTGCATCGCTAACGGCGCATATTTCCGCAATGTTCGTAGCCTTTTCTGCGATTGCAATTTCCGCAGGTGCACCGCCGATGTTGACATTGTTGATGATCGCTTTCACATCTAATCTCTGTATGTCTTTGACTCACTATGCGGCAGGTCCGTCTCCGGTAATCTTCAATACCGGTTATGTTCCTCAAAATACATGGTGGAAACTCGGTTTCTTCACGTCTGTAATCAACTTGATTATCTTTATAGGCATTGGTTCCGCATGGATGAAACTGATCGGTATGTGGTAA